In one window of Verrucomicrobiia bacterium DNA:
- a CDS encoding GtrA family protein, with product MGQMPINKSQTIAENPPSDARGAVKPAGFPTRMSGLIATLAGRFGLSSSLADLLRRYLRFGVVGGSGVAVDMAALFFLADPRTLHLDISLSKALAAEIAIFSNFVGNEFWTFADMSGTDLSWRGRAGRLGKFNLICLAGIGLSVLLLNVQTHYLQMNMLTFWR from the coding sequence ATGGGACAAATGCCAATAAACAAGAGTCAAACCATTGCTGAGAATCCCCCTTCCGATGCCAGGGGGGCCGTTAAACCTGCGGGTTTTCCCACACGAATGTCCGGTCTAATTGCCACGTTGGCTGGTCGTTTTGGGCTCAGTTCGTCGCTTGCGGATTTGCTCCGACGGTATTTGCGTTTTGGTGTCGTGGGTGGGAGTGGGGTCGCAGTCGACATGGCTGCCCTGTTCTTTCTTGCAGATCCGAGAACACTGCATTTGGATATTTCATTGAGCAAAGCGCTAGCTGCTGAGATCGCTATATTCAGTAATTTTGTCGGCAACGAGTTTTGGACGTTTGCCGATATGTCCGGAACCGATTTGAGTTGGCGGGGACGCGCAGGCCGCCTTGGCAAGTTTAATCTGATCTGTCTAGCCGGGATTGGATTAAGCGTCTTGCTATTGAACGTGCAGACTCACTATTTGCAAATGAATATGCTCACATTTTGGCGCTAA
- a CDS encoding prepilin-type N-terminal cleavage/methylation domain-containing protein encodes MKAACEPVPSRCGAFTLIELLVVIAVIAILAALLLPALSSAKARAKAAICLSNLKQFGVAFQLYAGDHEDAVLPNKDGQKIPLGQTWVEGWLGLPGPDCTNLLYLQRSLVGPYLKGAAVWQCPLSREPSVAGTTMPRVRTVSLNCFMGAPTNVPGVACYRKLGQVTRPSPSDALAFVDERIDTINDGSFAMQLDFDETLPGSWVLRDKPATSHQGGCNLTYADGHAATHRWLDAHTLSAARNDAPMPGNLDVLWLEQHGTWRGQ; translated from the coding sequence ATGAAAGCCGCTTGCGAACCGGTTCCGAGCCGTTGCGGCGCCTTCACGCTGATTGAACTGCTGGTGGTGATTGCGGTCATCGCCATTCTGGCGGCGCTCTTATTGCCGGCCCTGAGCTCGGCAAAGGCCAGGGCGAAGGCGGCCATCTGCCTGTCGAACCTGAAGCAATTCGGCGTCGCGTTCCAGCTCTATGCGGGCGACCATGAGGATGCGGTTCTGCCAAACAAAGATGGACAGAAGATACCCTTGGGCCAGACTTGGGTCGAGGGGTGGCTTGGTCTCCCCGGTCCCGATTGCACGAACCTTTTGTATCTGCAGCGCAGCCTTGTGGGGCCTTATCTGAAAGGCGCAGCCGTGTGGCAGTGTCCGCTGTCAAGGGAACCGTCCGTCGCAGGCACAACCATGCCGCGCGTGCGGACGGTGTCGCTCAATTGTTTTATGGGTGCACCCACGAACGTGCCGGGCGTGGCGTGTTACCGGAAGCTGGGTCAGGTTACGCGGCCCTCGCCCTCGGACGCCCTGGCATTTGTGGATGAGCGCATCGACACCATCAACGACGGCAGTTTTGCCATGCAGTTGGACTTCGATGAGACACTGCCGGGCAGCTGGGTGCTTCGGGACAAGCCGGCGACCTCGCACCAGGGCGGGTGTAACCTGACCTACGCCGACGGCCATGCGGCCACGCACCGCTGGCTGGATGCGCACACGCTGTCAGCAGCAAGGAATGACGCCCCGATGCCGGGCAATCTGGATGTGCTGTGGCTCGAGCAGCACGGCACTTGGCGCGGGCAGTAA